A single genomic interval of Candidatus Jordarchaeales archaeon harbors:
- a CDS encoding MFS transporter has protein sequence MKSTVSRYANAKLLTLYFAGFVGPLSANTVLALVPVLETTFGVDVGTVLLAIPSLMLPFAFFQLFSGALSDNYGRRRMLALGFLIYGSGLLVIGFSPKFGFWSFLLARFVCGVGYAFIGPVLPAAIGDLTEFNYRGKVMGIYSSVNTSAIALGPLLAGFFAHSWWNIYFAISAMAYTSMLLVWFTLKDSKPRNNNYTLKQAFLDLREVCVLKSAIALSAAGFMGFFSFMGVNSFVSDALSRPPFNFQPSTVGLILSVGGGIGIVLSPVSGYLTDRFGRGRIAYTGLATCIFSLLLMLTAKDFVTFITSMALFGIGSNLFWLPLNALSVELKPEKRGTVSSLFNSVRFFGYALAPYFLTPIYEDWGTAVLSGFQLVILLSIVVGLAVIPIVRYLGRQELPERLKAPEVEKAALPEGEKLPPTV, from the coding sequence TTGAAGAGCACGGTCTCTCGCTACGCCAATGCTAAACTATTAACCTTGTACTTTGCGGGGTTCGTGGGCCCCCTATCCGCTAACACTGTTTTAGCTCTTGTTCCAGTTTTAGAGACAACTTTCGGAGTCGATGTCGGAACAGTTCTTCTAGCGATACCTTCCCTAATGCTTCCCTTTGCCTTCTTCCAGCTTTTCAGCGGAGCTCTCTCGGATAATTACGGTAGGAGACGCATGCTAGCCTTAGGCTTCCTTATTTACGGGTCCGGGCTCTTAGTTATAGGGTTCAGCCCGAAGTTCGGCTTTTGGTCCTTTCTCTTGGCAAGGTTCGTGTGCGGAGTGGGCTACGCGTTCATAGGGCCAGTCCTCCCCGCAGCCATAGGAGATCTCACCGAGTTCAATTATAGAGGGAAGGTTATGGGGATCTATTCGTCGGTTAACACGTCAGCCATAGCTCTCGGACCGCTGCTCGCCGGCTTTTTCGCCCACTCATGGTGGAACATATACTTTGCGATAAGCGCCATGGCATACACCTCAATGCTTCTAGTCTGGTTCACTTTAAAAGATTCCAAGCCCAGGAACAACAACTACACGCTTAAACAGGCTTTTTTAGACCTAAGGGAAGTCTGCGTTCTGAAGAGCGCGATTGCACTGAGCGCTGCCGGCTTCATGGGATTTTTCAGCTTCATGGGCGTTAACTCGTTCGTCTCCGATGCGCTCTCACGTCCACCATTCAACTTCCAGCCGAGCACTGTGGGCCTGATACTCTCGGTGGGTGGGGGTATAGGCATAGTTCTCTCCCCGGTAAGCGGCTACCTGACCGACAGGTTTGGAAGAGGGAGAATAGCATACACCGGTTTAGCCACATGTATTTTCTCCTTGCTACTCATGCTGACCGCGAAAGACTTTGTGACTTTCATTACGTCGATGGCGTTGTTCGGCATTGGGAGCAACCTTTTCTGGCTCCCCTTGAACGCTCTCTCAGTTGAACTTAAGCCGGAAAAGAGGGGGACTGTCTCGTCCCTGTTCAACAGCGTTAGATTCTTTGGCTACGCTCTCGCACCCTACTTTCTAACACCAATATACGAGGATTGGGGGACAGCAGTTCTTTCAGGTTTCCAGTTGGTAATTTTGTTAAGCATAGTGGTGGGGCTCGCAGTCATACCCATCGTCAGATACTTGGGGCGGCAGGAGCTACCGGAGCGCTTAAAGGCCCCTGAGGTGGAGAAGGCGGCGTTGCCAGAGGGAGAAAAGTTACCGCCAACCGTGTGA
- a CDS encoding uroporphyrinogen decarboxylase family protein: protein MGEEKPRKVHFAEYAIDSEVMNAVAERLKIDMKPIPNVLRYRPDELQSQPIDIFEMARSNVKFYYYMGYDYVQNFVCSPGVGLLVHLAIFGKRRLADDTALLAEPGYKRVWVEEREGLVSSWEEFERFKSQRFLELPIKETYEFVSKILPGGMKVAVAGGTIWEMALERIMGYVNLFRKLREDPDLVKAVIDWVAERLYKEYKIVVEFDCVGAIFHSDDLGYKKGTMVNPDIYREMVFPWFKKYAQLAHRHGKMYWYHSCGNIEAVMEDLIEDVKIDAFHSFQDEIMPVWKFQEKYGDRVAVLGGVDVDKLARYETSQLRAYVKSILDKCMPRGRYALGSGNSVTNYVPIENYLAMLEEGLKWKP, encoded by the coding sequence TTGGGGGAGGAAAAGCCCAGAAAAGTCCACTTTGCAGAGTATGCAATTGACTCTGAAGTAATGAACGCCGTAGCTGAACGGCTGAAGATAGACATGAAGCCTATCCCAAACGTGCTCCGCTACAGACCAGACGAGCTACAAAGTCAGCCAATAGATATTTTCGAGATGGCTAGATCTAACGTAAAATTCTACTACTACATGGGTTACGACTACGTTCAAAACTTTGTATGTTCACCCGGCGTCGGACTCCTTGTCCACTTGGCAATCTTCGGAAAACGTAGGCTTGCAGATGACACCGCCTTACTTGCCGAGCCGGGGTATAAGAGGGTTTGGGTCGAGGAAAGGGAGGGTTTGGTCTCGTCTTGGGAGGAGTTTGAGCGGTTCAAGTCGCAGCGTTTCCTCGAGCTCCCCATAAAGGAGACCTACGAATTCGTCTCGAAAATTCTCCCGGGAGGAATGAAGGTGGCGGTTGCAGGGGGGACAATATGGGAGATGGCTTTAGAACGCATCATGGGTTACGTTAACCTTTTCAGGAAGCTTCGCGAAGACCCTGACCTCGTTAAAGCGGTCATAGACTGGGTTGCGGAGAGACTTTACAAGGAGTACAAGATCGTTGTTGAATTCGACTGTGTTGGCGCTATATTTCATTCCGACGACTTAGGCTACAAGAAGGGAACCATGGTAAACCCGGATATTTACAGGGAAATGGTTTTCCCGTGGTTTAAGAAGTATGCCCAGCTAGCCCACCGGCATGGTAAAATGTACTGGTACCATTCGTGCGGAAACATTGAGGCCGTTATGGAAGACCTAATAGAAGACGTCAAGATAGATGCCTTCCACTCGTTTCAAGACGAAATAATGCCCGTATGGAAGTTCCAGGAGAAGTATGGTGACAGAGTTGCTGTGCTGGGAGGCGTAGACGTCGACAAGCTTGCACGCTACGAGACCAGCCAGCTTAGAGCATACGTGAAAAGCATATTAGACAAGTGCATGCCCCGAGGAAGGTATGCCCTAGGCTCAGGAAACAGCGTCACAAATTACGTTCCAATAGAAAACTACCTGGCAATGCTAGAAGAGGGTTTGAAGTGGAAGCCGTGA
- a CDS encoding fused MFS/spermidine synthase — translation MDEEYDGALWFASLRGEGRIFMMKVRPVHVRVSKYQRIEVYDSDYYGRILVLNGEIQLASRFNAYIHESMVHPALLTHPNPRKVLIIGGGDGGSTTEALKHGVESVTVVEIDEEVVKVAREFLPEISSGFSDPRVRLVFDDGRHFLEECEERFDVIINDMSDPVGPAKSVFTEEFFRLVYEHLEGDGLFATHVESPDSCEEFFYRAIVTLKAVFPLVRPYRVWTPPYAEYWGRVVASKLYDPLKLSIGELDDRIRSRKVELRWLTPELYFSLFNSLSKDVLEKMDSRWKPLTDADFPKFKRR, via the coding sequence TTGGACGAAGAATATGACGGAGCCTTGTGGTTTGCAAGCCTGCGAGGCGAGGGCAGAATTTTCATGATGAAGGTTAGACCCGTCCACGTCAGGGTTTCCAAGTATCAGAGGATAGAGGTTTACGACTCGGACTACTATGGTAGGATCTTGGTTCTTAACGGAGAGATACAGCTCGCCTCCCGCTTCAACGCGTATATACACGAGAGCATGGTCCATCCGGCTTTACTCACACATCCAAATCCAAGGAAGGTGCTGATAATAGGTGGAGGGGACGGAGGTTCGACCACTGAGGCTTTGAAGCACGGAGTGGAGAGCGTGACGGTGGTTGAAATAGACGAGGAAGTAGTGAAGGTGGCTAGGGAGTTCCTGCCTGAGATATCTTCAGGTTTCTCCGACCCGAGGGTTAGGCTGGTCTTCGACGACGGACGACACTTCCTCGAAGAGTGCGAAGAAAGGTTCGACGTGATAATAAACGACATGTCCGACCCCGTTGGCCCAGCCAAGTCCGTCTTCACCGAGGAGTTCTTCAGACTGGTATACGAGCACTTAGAAGGCGACGGCTTGTTTGCGACACACGTTGAGTCACCAGACTCTTGTGAAGAATTCTTCTATAGGGCGATCGTCACATTGAAAGCTGTTTTCCCGCTCGTCAGGCCGTACAGAGTTTGGACGCCGCCGTACGCAGAGTACTGGGGGAGAGTGGTGGCCTCGAAGCTCTACGACCCCTTGAAGTTGAGCATTGGGGAGCTGGACGACAGAATAAGGAGTAGGAAAGTGGAATTACGGTGGCTGACCCCTGAACTCTATTTTTCGCTCTTCAACTCACTGTCCAAAGATGTCCTGGAGAAAATGGATTCTAGGTGGAAGCCTTTAACTGACGCAGACTTCCCGAAGTTTAAAAGAAGGTGA